The following are from one region of the Bacillus thuringiensis genome:
- a CDS encoding DUF4879 domain-containing protein has protein sequence MLKRMILGVSSLVVGATVGLATDVSAAPAPPLTSLNVVKVESQLGGVEFIGPNNLSTVKDHGGSYLYIYTNEMGYGRNPIAQMSGQKLKKVDSKMIDINGDRTVDGWEYKWDASGQQNGQFKYQNTSTNAPWNTLSTSLNIK, from the coding sequence ATGCTAAAAAGAATGATTTTAGGAGTTTCATCATTAGTAGTGGGAGCAACAGTTGGCTTAGCGACTGATGTATCCGCAGCACCTGCACCACCATTAACATCATTAAATGTGGTAAAAGTTGAATCTCAATTAGGCGGGGTTGAATTTATTGGTCCTAATAATTTAAGTACAGTTAAAGATCATGGAGGGAGCTATTTATACATTTATACAAATGAAATGGGATATGGTAGAAATCCAATTGCTCAAATGAGTGGTCAAAAACTAAAAAAAGTAGATTCTAAGATGATTGATATAAATGGGGATAGAACAGTGGATGGATGGGAATATAAATGGGATGCTTCAGGACAGCAAAATGGGCAATTTAAATATCAAAATACATCTACAAATGCACCTTGGAATACATTATCTACGTCATTAAATATTAAATAA
- a CDS encoding stress protein has product MGLGGLGAFAPTDASAAEVSPAKTNIPTNLSTELPTNFVESKLPNAAKASANLDVSIDVLGIANLIRNAINSQTNRSGFVKGVMESTFYSAGQRYNVMVFNLNQNYEDRFNGVKFFGTTVYDGITFGIWVFEDGEFTNKGDGGWINWAFRGWFDRDGGHVKFYRP; this is encoded by the coding sequence ATCGGTTTAGGAGGATTGGGAGCTTTCGCACCAACAGATGCAAGTGCAGCTGAGGTCTCTCCTGCTAAAACTAATATTCCTACTAACTTATCTACTGAATTACCTACTAATTTTGTAGAGTCTAAGTTACCAAATGCAGCGAAAGCTAGTGCGAATTTAGATGTAAGTATAGATGTATTAGGTATCGCTAATTTGATTAGGAATGCTATTAATAGTCAAACTAATCGTTCAGGATTTGTAAAAGGCGTAATGGAATCAACATTTTATTCTGCAGGTCAACGTTATAATGTTATGGTTTTTAACTTAAACCAAAACTATGAGGATCGTTTTAACGGTGTTAAATTCTTCGGAACAACAGTATATGATGGAATCACTTTTGGAATCTGGGTATTTGAGGATGGGGAATTCACGAATAAAGGTGATGGCGGATGGATTAACTGGGCATTTAGAGGTTGGTTTGATCGTGATGGTGGCCATGTTAAATTTTATCGCCCATAA
- a CDS encoding DUF4046 domain-containing protein produces the protein MLKKEVSIEDIYQEILDGKRIRFPPNTWKEDVDNKMARRVLTYLLNSILKWNKEDIRKKWNTKLLVKYRLRGLLKHRYENSPFKAINDLYPNQFKEWEFGMTPLNFWTKEKALTILKWIIEEKEGLSQEKLLGLYGKKWLKKNKLSAPLAMYWNSSPYAMINDLYPGRFKEWEFGMTPNNFWTKEKALEALKWTIEEKERLTPKQLLDIYNIKWLKTHGLASACQIIWGNSPFRMINDLYRDRFKEWEFRVTPVGYWSKHKALEALRWTIEEKEKLDEKQLLKVFNQKWLIKQKLWTPLKCYWKGSPYEMLIGLYPNRFSKNMLKGYI, from the coding sequence TTGTTAAAAAAAGAAGTTTCTATAGAAGATATTTATCAGGAAATATTAGATGGAAAAAGAATTAGATTTCCTCCAAATACATGGAAAGAAGATGTAGATAATAAAATGGCGCGTAGGGTATTAACATATTTGCTTAACAGTATTTTAAAATGGAATAAGGAAGACATAAGAAAAAAGTGGAACACAAAATTACTTGTAAAGTATAGACTACGAGGATTACTCAAACATAGGTATGAAAATAGCCCTTTTAAAGCAATTAATGATTTGTATCCAAATCAGTTCAAAGAATGGGAATTTGGTATGACTCCTTTGAATTTTTGGACTAAAGAAAAAGCATTAACAATTTTGAAATGGATTATTGAGGAAAAAGAGGGTCTTTCACAAGAAAAGCTCTTAGGATTGTACGGGAAAAAATGGTTGAAAAAAAATAAGCTTAGTGCACCTCTGGCTATGTATTGGAATAGTAGCCCATATGCAATGATTAATGATCTTTATCCAGGCCGTTTTAAAGAATGGGAATTTGGCATGACCCCTAATAACTTCTGGACTAAAGAAAAAGCATTAGAAGCATTGAAATGGACCATTGAAGAAAAAGAGAGATTAACCCCTAAACAATTGCTTGATATATACAATATAAAATGGTTAAAGACCCATGGATTAGCATCAGCATGTCAAATAATTTGGGGGAATAGTCCGTTTAGAATGATTAATGATTTATATAGAGACCGTTTTAAAGAATGGGAATTTAGAGTTACTCCTGTTGGATATTGGTCTAAACATAAAGCATTAGAGGCATTAAGGTGGACTATTGAAGAGAAAGAAAAATTGGATGAAAAACAGCTATTAAAAGTATTTAATCAAAAATGGCTAATAAAACAAAAATTATGGACTCCGTTAAAATGCTATTGGAAAGGAAGTCCATATGAAATGCTTATTGGTCTATATCCAAATCGTTTCTCAAAAAATATGTTAAAAGGATATATTTAA
- a CDS encoding SDR family NAD(P)-dependent oxidoreductase, producing MNKLKGKIALVTGSSRGIGRSIALHLAQAGALVVVHYSKRKEEAESVVDKIKQDGGSAFAISADLSTFNGINKLYSMMDQSLQKYIGDTTFDILVNNAGIGQILTLEESTEGSFNEVMNINVKAPFFIIQKALPRLKDGGRIINISSFVTRVATPSVFAYSISKWAINTLTHTLAQQLDARGITVNAILPGIINTKMNAETLGNRDGQKYAAGLSTFNRWGEPNDIADIVGFLSSSDSRWITGELIDAIGGSCL from the coding sequence ATGAATAAATTGAAGGGGAAGATTGCATTAGTAACAGGGTCTAGTAGGGGAATAGGCCGAAGCATTGCCTTACATTTGGCACAGGCTGGTGCGTTAGTCGTTGTTCACTATAGTAAAAGAAAAGAAGAAGCAGAAAGTGTAGTGGATAAAATTAAACAAGATGGCGGTTCCGCATTTGCGATTAGTGCAGACTTAAGTACCTTTAACGGTATTAATAAATTGTATTCAATGATGGATCAATCTCTTCAAAAATATATAGGTGATACTACATTTGATATCCTTGTAAACAACGCAGGAATTGGGCAGATTTTAACGTTAGAGGAATCTACAGAGGGGTCTTTTAATGAGGTTATGAATATTAATGTGAAAGCTCCATTTTTCATTATTCAAAAAGCTTTGCCACGTTTAAAAGATGGAGGCCGGATTATCAATATTTCGTCTTTTGTCACACGGGTAGCCACCCCAAGTGTTTTTGCCTACAGTATATCTAAGTGGGCAATTAATACACTCACTCATACTTTAGCACAACAACTTGATGCCCGTGGTATTACAGTAAATGCAATTCTCCCGGGTATAATTAATACAAAAATGAACGCTGAGACATTGGGGAATAGAGATGGACAAAAATATGCCGCAGGTTTATCGACTTTTAATAGGTGGGGAGAACCTAATGATATAGCTGATATTGTAGGTTTTCTTTCTTCATCAGACAGTCGTTGGATAACTGGTGAGTTAATCGATGCAATTGGTGGATCCTGCTTATAA
- a CDS encoding NUDIX domain-containing protein → MTYPIRVRTRALIIKNSNLLLVEFNDENGLHYNLPDGDVEKGESLIEAVRREELEEASVLINVGQVAFLYEYGPFKNKEKYGTVHSLTTIFEYELKEGETHCLSDNPDENQTGVKWMPLDEL, encoded by the coding sequence ATGACATATCCAATTAGAGTAAGAACAAGAGCATTAATCATTAAAAATAGCAATTTACTATTAGTTGAATTTAATGATGAGAATGGATTACATTATAACTTGCCAGATGGAGACGTTGAGAAAGGAGAGAGTTTGATCGAAGCAGTTAGAAGAGAAGAATTAGAAGAAGCTTCTGTTTTAATTAATGTGGGACAAGTGGCATTTTTATATGAATATGGACCCTTTAAAAATAAAGAGAAATATGGGACAGTTCATTCGCTAACAACGATTTTTGAATATGAGTTAAAAGAAGGAGAAACACATTGTCTTTCGGATAATCCAGATGAAAATCAAACAGGTGTTAAATGGATGCCGTTAGATGAATTGTAA
- a CDS encoding putative mucin/carbohydrate-binding domain-containing protein: MFKVKTRGKIKRIVMVSTACTMLSMYGAPIPSTEAATRSHAPSVYVTPQNTAASDIISIDWSPVQTAPYTYWAVHNWNQGGEGGGYAGFQQQSGFDQFGKRTLHFALWDPIASNQAIKAEYLSPTSEASRFGGEGTGLKVQTTYNWKDSEWYRMTLRSWQEDGHTKFGQWIKDNTLNQWKLVAIMDHPVANVAFNYGLSMFQEDWAGNGQDVREARLKNGYSRKVSDKQWNSWNNQRISGQHDTSYQYDGGATSEYLWVRAGGNTQSTIGTGKTFNINQLSQPEMGNLDFDIQNTRFEAGKLNVSWKLKEQSTPQFKGKIEIYDNEKLMGQPLKVIDNIKSYQTEVSQTMQLPQTAFAKITLTDIFDRTVEKKVGITNGNSDILVGNRFAWSLKGISDFEFAKINFNKSTEEMQIDLKAGVPHHYFNETYASIKVQNASGKVVYNNDIYGNKQQNAESQKVPVKVGDYIELTHLEGVHRANFTNLDNSKQESFGKKAMYEVTQEGLKKVEKMPEATILDGNQFTWSLKGYSDREIAKMDYNKAAEELKIKLEAGVPHSYFNSTYASIKVQNSSGSVMYNKEIIGNRQQNAETQTVPVKVGDYIELTHIEGDAVKEKTRATLMNLENNKNETIGKTARYQVTKEGLKKVEKMPETTILDGKQFTWSLKGYSDREIAKVDYNQTAEELKIKLEAGVPHSYFNSTYASIKVQNSSGSVMYNKEIMGNRQQNAETQTVPIKVGDYIEFTHIEGDAAKEKTRATLTNLENGKQEYIGKKRTYQVTSTGLIRQ; encoded by the coding sequence ATGTTTAAAGTAAAAACAAGGGGAAAAATAAAAAGAATTGTTATGGTTTCAACGGCTTGTACCATGTTGTCAATGTATGGAGCACCAATACCTAGTACAGAGGCAGCAACCCGATCGCATGCCCCATCAGTTTATGTAACACCACAAAATACTGCTGCTTCAGATATTATTAGTATAGACTGGTCACCAGTCCAAACAGCACCTTATACGTATTGGGCTGTGCATAACTGGAATCAGGGAGGGGAGGGTGGTGGTTATGCGGGCTTCCAACAACAAAGTGGTTTTGATCAATTCGGTAAACGTACCCTTCACTTTGCACTTTGGGATCCAATAGCATCAAACCAAGCAATAAAAGCTGAATATTTATCGCCGACTTCAGAAGCCAGCAGATTTGGTGGAGAAGGAACAGGTCTGAAGGTACAAACAACTTATAATTGGAAAGATAGTGAATGGTATAGAATGACTCTACGCTCTTGGCAAGAAGATGGCCATACAAAGTTTGGCCAGTGGATAAAAGATAATACATTAAATCAATGGAAGTTAGTTGCTATTATGGATCATCCAGTTGCGAATGTTGCATTTAACTATGGTTTATCGATGTTTCAAGAGGACTGGGCTGGTAATGGACAAGATGTAAGAGAAGCACGTCTTAAAAATGGATACAGCAGAAAAGTTTCAGATAAACAATGGAATTCTTGGAATAATCAGCGTATCTCTGGGCAACATGATACGTCCTATCAATACGATGGAGGAGCAACTTCAGAATATCTATGGGTTAGGGCAGGAGGAAATACTCAATCAACTATTGGTACTGGAAAAACTTTTAATATAAATCAGCTTAGTCAACCAGAAATGGGAAATTTAGATTTTGATATCCAAAATACTCGCTTTGAAGCTGGAAAATTAAATGTTTCATGGAAATTGAAAGAACAAAGTACTCCACAGTTTAAAGGGAAAATTGAAATCTATGACAATGAAAAGTTAATGGGACAACCTTTAAAAGTAATTGATAATATTAAGTCCTACCAAACTGAGGTAAGTCAAACTATGCAATTGCCTCAAACAGCTTTTGCTAAAATTACATTAACAGATATATTTGATCGAACTGTAGAGAAAAAAGTAGGAATTACAAATGGAAATTCTGATATTTTAGTAGGGAATCGATTTGCATGGTCCCTAAAAGGAATTAGTGATTTTGAGTTTGCAAAAATCAATTTCAATAAGTCGACAGAAGAAATGCAAATTGACTTAAAAGCAGGCGTACCGCATCATTATTTTAATGAAACGTATGCGAGTATTAAAGTACAAAATGCATCAGGAAAAGTAGTATATAATAATGACATTTATGGAAACAAACAACAAAATGCTGAATCGCAAAAAGTTCCAGTGAAAGTAGGAGATTATATTGAATTAACACATCTTGAAGGTGTACATAGAGCGAATTTCACAAATTTAGACAACAGTAAACAAGAAAGCTTTGGAAAAAAAGCAATGTATGAAGTCACACAAGAAGGCTTGAAGAAAGTAGAAAAAATGCCAGAAGCAACAATTTTAGACGGAAATCAATTTACATGGTCCCTAAAAGGATATAGTGATCGAGAAATTGCAAAGATGGATTATAATAAAGCGGCAGAAGAGCTGAAAATTAAATTAGAAGCTGGTGTACCGCATTCTTACTTCAATAGCACATATGCAAGTATTAAAGTCCAGAACTCGTCTGGTAGCGTTATGTACAATAAGGAAATCATAGGAAATAGACAACAAAATGCTGAAACCCAAACAGTGCCCGTAAAAGTGGGAGATTACATTGAATTAACTCATATAGAAGGAGACGCTGTAAAGGAAAAAACACGCGCAACATTAATGAATCTTGAAAATAACAAAAATGAAACTATTGGAAAGACAGCAAGATACCAGGTTACAAAAGAGGGCTTAAAGAAAGTAGAAAAAATGCCAGAGACAACAATTCTAGATGGAAAACAATTTACATGGTCATTAAAAGGATATAGTGATCGAGAAATTGCAAAAGTAGATTATAATCAAACAGCAGAAGAGCTGAAAATCAAATTAGAAGCTGGCGTACCGCATTCTTACTTCAATAGTACATATGCAAGTATTAAAGTCCAGAACTCGTCTGGTAGCGTTATGTACAATAAAGAAATCATGGGAAATAGACAACAAAATGCTGAAACCCAAACAGTACCTATAAAAGTGGGAGATTATATAGAATTTACTCATATAGAAGGGGATGCAGCTAAGGAAAAAACAAGAGCGACTTTAACTAACCTTGAGAATGGAAAACAGGAATATATAGGAAAGAAAAGAACATATCAGGTTACATCTACAGGATTAATAAGACAATAA
- a CDS encoding tetratricopeptide repeat-containing glycosyltransferase family 2 protein — MITISLCMIVKNEVETLNRCLESVKDIPDEIIIVDTGSTDQTKQIASKWTKQILDFKWIDDFSAARNYSFHQASMDYILWLDADDILLPEERKKLLNLKQSLTQKIDAVSMIYHAEIDKFNNVLTSIRRNRLVKRSKNFQWHGVVHEDLSIHEQYNSLESDIIVTHKKIYADNESDRNLKLYEQFLKKNKGKMTVHDIFHYARELHKHKKYKQAIEFYNKFLGCEDIQLKHRLFVMHKLASCYHLIGNFKKEIEITFQSLEYDVPQPEFSCRLGEFFLKNNQFSQAAYWYNQAIEAPSANSAHFIEQQPFKTWLPHKQLAFCYLQLKDYKQTYHHNQMVLRFLPTDEETLNNIKVIEEIMITD; from the coding sequence ATGATTACAATTAGTTTATGTATGATTGTAAAAAATGAAGTTGAAACACTTAATAGATGTTTAGAATCAGTAAAAGACATTCCTGATGAGATAATCATTGTAGATACAGGCTCAACAGATCAAACGAAACAAATAGCTAGTAAATGGACGAAACAAATTTTAGATTTTAAATGGATAGATGATTTCTCAGCAGCTCGAAATTATTCTTTCCATCAAGCTTCAATGGATTACATTTTATGGTTAGACGCTGATGATATACTTTTACCAGAAGAACGTAAAAAGCTACTTAATTTAAAACAATCACTCACTCAAAAAATTGATGCGGTTTCCATGATTTATCACGCAGAAATTGATAAATTCAATAATGTTTTAACCAGCATTCGCCGCAATAGATTAGTTAAAAGAAGTAAAAATTTTCAATGGCACGGCGTTGTTCATGAAGATCTAAGTATTCATGAACAGTATAATTCTCTTGAAAGTGACATTATAGTCACCCATAAAAAAATTTATGCCGATAATGAATCAGATCGAAATCTCAAACTATATGAACAATTTTTGAAAAAAAATAAAGGTAAGATGACAGTTCACGATATATTTCATTATGCTAGAGAATTACATAAACATAAAAAATATAAACAAGCCATTGAATTTTATAACAAGTTCTTAGGTTGCGAAGATATCCAATTAAAACACAGGCTTTTTGTTATGCATAAATTAGCTAGTTGTTATCATCTAATCGGAAATTTTAAAAAAGAAATAGAAATCACATTTCAGTCTTTAGAATACGATGTTCCTCAACCGGAATTTAGCTGTCGCTTAGGTGAGTTCTTTCTTAAGAATAATCAGTTTTCTCAAGCTGCCTATTGGTATAATCAAGCTATAGAAGCACCTTCAGCAAATTCTGCTCATTTCATTGAACAACAACCCTTTAAAACTTGGTTACCGCATAAACAATTAGCGTTTTGCTACTTACAGCTAAAAGACTATAAACAGACTTATCATCATAATCAAATGGTTCTTCGTTTCTTACCAACTGATGAGGAAACCCTTAATAATATTAAAGTAATTGAGGAGATAATGATAACTGATTAA
- a CDS encoding class I SAM-dependent methyltransferase: MREKNLHLGCGRTILENWINLDVVKQDGVDVVANLDNCKNKRLPFENDSIDQFLAEHLLEHIQYPLFLMEELYRIAKPKAKAVLVFKVPYGSSDSAFEDLTHVRQYFLHSFDYFY; the protein is encoded by the coding sequence ATGAGAGAGAAAAATCTACATTTAGGTTGTGGCCGGACCATTCTCGAAAACTGGATAAACCTTGATGTAGTAAAACAAGATGGAGTAGATGTTGTCGCTAATTTAGATAATTGTAAAAATAAGCGTTTACCCTTTGAAAATGATAGTATTGATCAATTTTTAGCTGAACATTTATTAGAACACATACAATATCCTTTATTTTTAATGGAAGAGTTATATCGCATTGCTAAACCAAAGGCAAAAGCAGTTTTAGTTTTTAAAGTGCCTTATGGATCAAGTGATAGTGCTTTTGAAGATCTAACGCATGTAAGACAATATTTTTTACATTCTTTTGATTATTTTTACTAA
- a CDS encoding aspartyl-phosphate phosphatase Spo0E family protein, with protein MEMRNLQKLIEDKKVELIKLVDKYGFRHQQVLDLSQDIDVLINQIIYIKHKNK; from the coding sequence ATGGAGATGAGAAACTTACAAAAACTAATTGAAGACAAGAAAGTAGAATTAATTAAACTTGTAGATAAATATGGATTTAGACATCAGCAGGTGCTAGATTTAAGTCAAGATATAGATGTGTTAATAAATCAAATTATTTATATAAAACATAAAAATAAGTAG
- a CDS encoding peptide MFS transporter, with amino-acid sequence MEKISKSDIIRTVPQSGFFGHPKGLFTLFFTEFWERFSYYGMRAILLYYMYYSISHGGLGMDHATAASIMAIYGSLVYMSGIIGGWIADRLLGSSRTIFWGGVLIMVGHLILALPGTISTLFISMVFLVLGTGLLKPNVSSIVGDLYSETDTRRDSGFSIFYMGINLGALLSPFVIGTLGQKYNFHLGFGVAAIGMLLGLIIFVLTKKKNLGLAGTQVPNPLTDIERKKVIIQFSIGTIAIVLFCILTIPTGILTINRFTLLVSILGILIPTGYFIFMYRSPKTTKIEKSRLIAYIPLFIAATMFWAIQEQGAIILASYADQRTQLKLAGFELQSSWFQSLNPNYIVLLAPVFAWLWVKLNSRQPSTANKFAIGLLFAGLSFLVMIIPAYIHGTESLVSPMWLAISFLLVVIGELCLSPVGLSITTKLAPAAFSAQTMSLWFLTSAAAQAINAQIVRLYNPETEIIYFGVIGGLSIILSVILYFMAPKIQVLMKGIK; translated from the coding sequence ATGGAGAAGATTAGTAAAAGCGATATTATTCGTACTGTTCCGCAAAGCGGTTTTTTCGGACACCCTAAGGGGCTGTTTACCCTATTCTTTACTGAGTTTTGGGAGCGATTCTCTTACTATGGGATGAGAGCAATATTACTTTACTATATGTATTATTCAATCTCACACGGTGGTTTAGGAATGGATCATGCGACCGCAGCGTCAATTATGGCCATCTATGGATCTCTCGTTTACATGTCTGGCATTATTGGTGGCTGGATTGCAGATCGTCTACTAGGTTCAAGTAGAACAATTTTTTGGGGTGGAGTTTTAATCATGGTAGGTCACCTGATTTTAGCACTACCAGGAACTATAAGTACTTTATTCATATCTATGGTGTTTTTAGTACTTGGTACAGGTTTATTAAAACCTAATGTATCTAGCATTGTTGGTGATTTATATAGTGAAACAGATACTCGACGTGACTCAGGTTTCAGTATTTTCTATATGGGTATTAATTTAGGTGCGCTTTTATCTCCTTTTGTTATAGGAACACTTGGTCAAAAGTATAACTTCCACCTAGGTTTTGGTGTCGCTGCAATTGGTATGCTATTAGGCTTAATTATTTTCGTTCTTACAAAAAAGAAAAACCTTGGTTTAGCAGGGACACAAGTACCAAATCCTTTAACAGACATCGAAAGAAAAAAAGTTATTATACAGTTTAGTATTGGTACAATAGCTATAGTACTATTTTGTATTTTAACGATACCAACAGGTATTTTAACTATTAATCGATTCACTTTATTAGTAAGTATTTTAGGTATTCTCATTCCAACTGGTTACTTTATTTTTATGTATCGTAGTCCAAAAACTACAAAAATTGAAAAGTCTCGTTTAATTGCTTACATACCATTATTTATCGCTGCTACAATGTTTTGGGCCATTCAAGAACAAGGAGCTATCATTTTAGCTTCATATGCTGATCAGCGTACTCAATTAAAGTTGGCCGGGTTTGAACTTCAGTCTTCATGGTTTCAATCATTAAACCCTAATTATATTGTTTTGTTAGCACCAGTATTTGCTTGGTTATGGGTGAAGCTTAATTCACGTCAACCAAGTACGGCTAATAAATTTGCTATTGGTTTATTATTTGCTGGTTTATCCTTCTTAGTTATGATTATCCCTGCATATATACATGGTACAGAATCCCTTGTAAGCCCTATGTGGTTAGCGATTAGCTTCCTGTTAGTAGTAATCGGGGAACTTTGTTTATCGCCTGTAGGTTTATCAATTACAACCAAATTAGCACCAGCTGCCTTCTCTGCTCAAACAATGAGTCTGTGGTTCTTAACTAGTGCAGCTGCACAAGCTATAAATGCTCAAATAGTTCGATTATATAATCCTGAAACAGAAATTATTTATTTCGGTGTAATTGGTGGCCTTTCAATCATTTTAAGTGTAATTTTATATTTTATGGCCCCAAAGATTCAAGTTTTAATGAAAGGCATAAAATAA
- a CDS encoding IS4 family transposase, protein MNMNQKQELSLFAEELYRYMSPATLNQLAIEAGGMKRKRKCHGHHFLSLCVWLNQQVATTSLTQLCSQLETSTGVLLSPEGLNRRFNSASVAFFRTVFTTLLQAKIGGVSKISHSLSSYFERIRILDSTTFQVPDRFASTYPGAGGCSHKAGVKIEPGKRSDQAYGATRTGMIQKNELYIRDLGYFRLQDFKSIQDKQGYYLSRLKLPTKIYRKEFETVVFKTKPSQLKPVYIQIHLEDIMKQLQPGQVYELHDVYVGSKDKLPTRIVVYRCTEEQKQKRLRDRAIREKKKGITYTERTKLLQGITVYMTNIPTEWVPKEKIYDLYSLRWQIELLFKIWKSWFQIHRCKSIKQERLECHLYGQLISILLCSSTMFKMRELLLRKKQKELSEYKAMYIIKDYFSLFYQALHKNTQELSKVLLRLFNLLQHNGRKSHRYEKKTVFDILGVVYEYTTSTHQVA, encoded by the coding sequence ATGAATATGAATCAAAAACAAGAATTATCTTTATTCGCTGAAGAGTTATATCGATATATGTCTCCCGCTACACTTAATCAATTAGCCATAGAAGCAGGCGGAATGAAACGAAAACGTAAGTGCCACGGGCACCATTTCTTATCTTTGTGTGTATGGCTAAATCAACAAGTCGCTACTACCTCTCTTACTCAACTATGTAGTCAATTAGAAACTTCAACAGGAGTTTTATTAAGTCCGGAAGGACTTAATCGGCGATTTAACTCTGCTTCTGTAGCCTTCTTTCGAACTGTATTTACTACACTTCTACAAGCTAAAATTGGAGGCGTATCTAAGATTTCTCATTCTCTTTCTTCCTACTTTGAGCGCATTCGCATCCTTGATTCTACAACCTTTCAGGTTCCAGATCGATTCGCATCTACCTATCCTGGTGCCGGAGGATGTAGTCATAAAGCTGGTGTGAAAATTGAACCAGGAAAACGAAGTGATCAGGCGTATGGTGCGACTCGAACAGGCATGATACAAAAGAATGAGCTGTATATTCGTGACTTAGGATATTTTCGTCTACAAGACTTTAAGTCTATTCAAGACAAGCAGGGGTATTATTTATCTCGTCTTAAGTTACCAACTAAAATATATAGAAAAGAGTTCGAAACAGTGGTATTTAAAACAAAACCCTCTCAATTGAAACCAGTATATATACAAATTCATTTGGAAGACATTATGAAACAGCTACAACCTGGCCAAGTGTATGAATTACACGATGTATATGTAGGGAGTAAGGACAAATTGCCTACTCGTATTGTAGTTTATAGGTGTACCGAGGAGCAAAAACAGAAACGCCTACGTGACCGAGCTATTCGTGAAAAGAAAAAAGGAATTACATATACAGAGCGTACAAAGCTTTTACAAGGTATTACGGTATATATGACAAACATTCCTACGGAATGGGTACCAAAAGAGAAAATCTATGATTTATATTCATTACGTTGGCAAATTGAGCTGTTATTTAAAATATGGAAATCTTGGTTTCAAATTCATCGTTGTAAATCTATTAAACAAGAGCGATTAGAATGTCATCTTTATGGGCAACTCATTAGTATTCTATTATGTTCTTCTACTATGTTTAAAATGCGAGAACTCCTATTACGTAAGAAACAGAAAGAGCTAAGTGAATATAAAGCGATGTACATAATTAAGGATTATTTTTCACTTTTTTACCAAGCATTACACAAAAACACCCAAGAATTATCAAAGGTTCTCCTTCGTCTGTTTAACCTCCTACAGCACAACGGACGAAAATCTCATCGATACGAGAAAAAGACAGTCTTTGATATTTTGGGTGTTGTTTATGAGTATACCACTTCTACTCATCAGGTAGCATAG
- a CDS encoding LysE family translocator translates to MENYLLFILTALLIIMMPGPGFALVTKNTISHGRNGGIKTVLGTVSGMMIHTIMATLGLSAILMKFAMLFTLIKYAGAFYLIYLAVKSIKSAFSKKEDMSGSVEINSKDIGTVKGFRQGFTTAILNPKTAVFFLSFLPQFIVSNQSHFFQFLLLGLTFTTLTAIWYLLYISLIRQLRTFLRKEKVNRTIEGITGTVLLVFGVRLFFQK, encoded by the coding sequence ATGGAAAACTATTTGCTATTTATCCTTACAGCACTCCTTATTATAATGATGCCTGGTCCTGGTTTTGCTTTAGTTACAAAAAACACTATCTCTCATGGTAGAAATGGTGGGATAAAGACCGTCTTAGGAACGGTATCTGGAATGATGATTCATACAATAATGGCTACACTAGGACTCTCTGCTATCTTAATGAAATTTGCTATGCTATTTACATTAATAAAATATGCTGGGGCATTTTATTTAATTTATTTAGCTGTAAAGTCAATTAAAAGTGCCTTTTCTAAAAAAGAAGATATGTCAGGTTCAGTGGAAATAAACTCTAAGGATATTGGAACGGTCAAAGGTTTTAGACAAGGATTTACCACGGCAATCTTAAACCCAAAAACGGCTGTATTTTTCCTTAGTTTTCTACCCCAATTTATTGTGAGTAATCAAAGTCATTTCTTCCAATTTCTTTTGTTGGGACTCACATTTACGACTTTGACAGCAATATGGTATTTACTTTATATCTCTCTAATACGTCAATTAAGAACTTTTTTAAGAAAAGAAAAAGTGAACCGTACAATAGAGGGTATTACTGGCACAGTATTATTAGTATTTGGAGTTAGGCTATTTTTCCAAAAATAA